Proteins encoded by one window of Fusobacterium sp.:
- the dinB gene encoding DNA polymerase IV, whose product MKKDRTILHYDMDSYYASIEIRDNPKLLNKPLVVGGSIVTTASYEARKFGIHSAMKVSDAKKLCPSLLVVPANKEKYSEISRKIQSLVLRLTPKIEFIALDEGYIDISDIIDLYPSKEFFAKKFRERIKYHTGLTCSVGIGFNKLSAKMASNINKPHGQYIFLSPLDFTKYISDKNIGIIPGVGRKLSSLLAKDSILKVKDIYPYSLSSLCTSYGKSRGELLYSFSRGIDYREVEYKKPTHSIGNENTFKYPLNTDLEIRREFDDLFEHSYKRLIKDDFITKTIILKVRFSSNETITRSKTLEIPTDSHEKLKKISDDLLENINLTDNIRLLGISFGNLIKKSVRQLAFF is encoded by the coding sequence ATGAAAAAAGATAGAACTATTCTCCATTACGATATGGACTCGTATTATGCTTCAATTGAAATAAGAGACAATCCTAAATTACTTAATAAACCTTTAGTGGTTGGAGGAAGTATAGTAACTACTGCTAGCTATGAAGCCAGAAAATTTGGTATCCACTCTGCTATGAAAGTTTCTGATGCAAAAAAACTTTGTCCTTCTCTTTTGGTTGTTCCTGCAAATAAAGAGAAATACAGCGAAATATCAAGAAAAATCCAAAGCCTTGTTCTTCGCCTAACTCCTAAAATAGAATTTATAGCTTTAGATGAAGGATATATAGATATATCCGATATCATAGATTTATATCCATCTAAAGAATTTTTTGCTAAAAAGTTCAGAGAAAGAATTAAATATCATACTGGACTTACTTGTTCTGTTGGAATAGGCTTTAACAAACTTAGTGCAAAAATGGCCAGTAATATAAACAAACCTCATGGACAATATATATTTCTTTCCCCTTTAGATTTTACTAAATATATTTCAGATAAAAATATTGGAATAATTCCTGGTGTTGGCAGAAAACTTTCTTCTCTATTGGCAAAAGATTCAATATTAAAAGTAAAAGATATTTATCCATATTCCCTATCCTCTCTTTGTACTTCATATGGAAAATCTCGTGGTGAACTTTTGTATTCTTTTTCCAGAGGGATAGACTACAGAGAAGTTGAATATAAAAAACCCACCCATTCCATAGGAAATGAAAATACTTTTAAATATCCTTTAAATACTGATTTAGAAATTAGAAGAGAGTTTGATGATCTTTTTGAACATTCATACAAACGTCTTATAAAAGATGATTTTATAACTAAAACAATTATATTAAAAGTTCGTTTTTCCTCCAATGAAACTATTACTAGGTCAAAGACTTTAGAAATACCCACTGATTCTCATGAAAAATTAAAAAAAATTTCAGATGATCTTTTAGAAAATATTAATTTAACAGATAATATCAGACTTTTAGGAATTTCTTTTGGAAATTTAATAAAAAAATCTGTCAGACAACTAGCTTTTTTCTAA
- a CDS encoding MATE family efflux transporter, producing MFQLLKKFFGVEYMLNPKQILGDIPTTKEVYKTSFNISWPCALETVLVSLVGSIDIMMVGGLGAHAIAAVGLTNQPKFILLAMIFSLNVGVTAIVARRKGEQDYYGANSCLRQSIMLSLGISLVMAFLGYFFAYEILEFAGAGDDVILESVAYYKILMVSIVFTALSLTINAAQRGVGNTRISMKTNITANIFNLIFNYLLINGVWIFPRLEVRGAAIATTIGSIIGCLMSIFSLYYNTNFLEMKAKVNWKFDKKTMKAFLNISGSSVVEQVFMRIGFFSFAKIVAALGTIAFATHQICMNIINLSFCFGDGLGVAASSLVGQNLGAKRPDKAIIYGKTGQRMSFIVSTLLFLLFFFGRRFLITLFNSEEHIVSLGATIMIIIAFTTHVQTSQTVYLGCLRGAGDTKFVALISFISVAAVRPILAWILCFPMNMGLMGAWIALFADQTIRYILSKMRFNSGYWTKIEI from the coding sequence ATGTTTCAATTATTGAAAAAATTTTTTGGGGTGGAGTATATGCTCAATCCAAAACAAATACTTGGGGATATTCCTACTACAAAAGAAGTTTATAAGACTTCTTTTAATATTTCATGGCCCTGTGCATTAGAAACTGTTCTGGTCAGCCTTGTAGGGTCTATTGATATAATGATGGTGGGAGGACTTGGAGCACATGCTATTGCTGCTGTTGGTCTTACTAATCAGCCTAAATTTATACTTCTTGCTATGATTTTTTCATTAAATGTAGGGGTTACTGCAATTGTTGCCAGAAGAAAGGGGGAGCAGGATTATTATGGTGCTAACAGCTGTCTCAGACAATCGATTATGTTATCCTTAGGTATTTCTCTGGTAATGGCTTTTCTAGGTTATTTTTTTGCTTATGAAATATTAGAATTTGCTGGAGCTGGAGATGATGTAATTTTAGAATCTGTAGCCTATTACAAAATTCTTATGGTCAGTATAGTTTTTACCGCTTTAAGTCTTACTATAAATGCTGCCCAAAGAGGAGTAGGAAATACAAGAATATCTATGAAAACTAATATTACTGCTAATATTTTCAATCTTATATTCAATTATCTTCTTATCAATGGAGTGTGGATATTTCCCAGATTAGAAGTTAGAGGGGCAGCTATTGCAACTACTATCGGAAGTATAATTGGATGCCTCATGTCTATCTTTTCTCTTTATTACAATACGAACTTTCTGGAAATGAAAGCCAAAGTCAATTGGAAATTTGATAAAAAAACAATGAAAGCCTTTTTAAATATCAGTGGAAGCTCAGTTGTAGAACAGGTCTTTATGCGTATAGGATTCTTCTCTTTTGCTAAAATAGTTGCTGCTCTTGGAACTATAGCTTTTGCAACTCATCAAATATGCATGAATATTATAAATCTTTCTTTTTGCTTTGGAGATGGATTAGGAGTTGCAGCTTCATCATTGGTAGGTCAAAATCTTGGTGCCAAAAGACCAGATAAAGCTATAATATATGGAAAAACTGGTCAGAGAATGTCATTTATAGTCTCAACATTATTATTTCTGCTTTTCTTTTTTGGAAGAAGGTTTTTAATCACATTATTTAATTCAGAAGAGCATATAGTTTCTCTTGGAGCTACAATCATGATAATAATTGCATTTACAACTCATGTTCAAACTTCTCAAACTGTTTATCTTGGTTGTCTACGTGGAGCAGGAGACACTAAATTTGTTGCTTTAATATCATTTATAAGTGTAGCTGCTGTAAGACCAATTTTAGCTTGGATACTTTGTTTTCCAATGAATATGGGCTTGATGGGTGCATGGATAGCTCTCTTTGCAGATCAGACAATAAGATATATTTTAAGTAAAATGCGTTTTAATAGTGGTTACTGGACAAAAATTGAAATATAA
- a CDS encoding pirin family protein has product MIRRLPVEKMGESNLGWLKSKFHFSFAEYFNENNINFGVLRVINDDHISANTGFDTHPHRDMEIITYVIHGYLTHKDSMGNESTLSRGQVQYMSAGTGVQHSEYNNHSEELRILQMWVLPDKKGHTPNYGEYKFDWNERKNKFLHFVSSKSGDAPIKINQDINFYALELDDGKEEEFEVKQGRQAYVVQIEGKSSINDQVLNTKDGLETIGESLKIKALGKSHILVIEMQEREDLK; this is encoded by the coding sequence ATGATAAGACGATTACCAGTAGAAAAAATGGGAGAATCTAATTTAGGATGGCTAAAAAGTAAGTTTCACTTTTCTTTTGCTGAATATTTTAATGAGAATAATATAAACTTTGGTGTTTTAAGAGTAATTAATGATGACCATATTTCAGCAAATACAGGTTTTGATACTCATCCTCACAGAGATATGGAAATAATTACTTATGTAATTCATGGATACCTTACTCATAAAGACAGCATGGGAAATGAATCTACTCTTTCAAGAGGTCAAGTGCAATATATGAGTGCAGGAACTGGAGTTCAGCATTCTGAATATAATAATCATTCTGAAGAACTGAGAATACTTCAGATGTGGGTACTTCCTGATAAAAAAGGACATACTCCAAACTACGGAGAATATAAATTTGACTGGAATGAAAGAAAAAATAAATTTCTCCATTTTGTTTCAAGCAAATCTGGTGATGCTCCAATAAAAATTAATCAGGATATTAATTTTTATGCTTTGGAACTTGATGATGGAAAAGAAGAGGAATTTGAGGTAAAACAAGGAAGGCAAGCTTATGTTGTTCAAATAGAGGGAAAATCCTCTATAAATGATCAGGTACTCAATACAAAAGATGGTCTGGAAACTATAGGAGAAAGCTTGAAAATAAAAGCCCTTGGAAAGTCTCATATACTTGTTATTGAAATGCAGGAAAGAGAAGATTTAAAATAA
- a CDS encoding nucleotidyltransferase domain-containing protein yields the protein MTFLIKKEWLKNFVEEIKKGFGNRIEFIGLQGSHGRGEASQESDIDIVIILDKVEIEDLKKYDEIISKMEDSEKICGFISGREELNSWEKADVFQFYYDTEPLVGNIDFLLPTIKKSDIRRAILVGSCNIYHMCGHNILHEKDLEILFSLYKAASFVLQAKYYYETGRYIKKKADLLPKLSEEDRKILKIYMEIKKIENISEEGFLNYSAELFNWSSSLIKEHKMEMEED from the coding sequence ATGACATTTTTAATCAAAAAAGAATGGCTGAAAAATTTTGTAGAAGAAATAAAAAAAGGGTTTGGCAATAGAATTGAATTTATAGGGTTACAGGGAAGTCATGGAAGAGGAGAGGCTTCACAAGAAAGTGACATAGATATAGTTATAATTTTAGATAAAGTAGAAATAGAAGATTTGAAAAAATATGATGAGATTATTTCTAAAATGGAGGATAGTGAAAAAATATGTGGATTCATTTCAGGTAGGGAAGAATTAAACAGTTGGGAAAAGGCAGATGTATTTCAATTTTACTATGATACAGAACCTTTAGTTGGAAATATAGATTTTCTTCTTCCTACTATTAAAAAGAGTGATATAAGGAGAGCAATATTAGTTGGTTCCTGCAATATATATCATATGTGTGGGCATAATATTCTGCATGAAAAAGATTTAGAAATATTATTTTCATTATACAAGGCAGCTTCTTTTGTATTACAGGCAAAATATTATTATGAAACAGGAAGATATATCAAGAAAAAAGCAGATTTATTACCTAAATTATCAGAAGAAGATAGAAAAATCTTAAAAATATATATGGAGATAAAAAAGATAGAGAATATTTCTGAAGAGGGATTCTTGAATTATTCTGCTGAATTATTTAACTGGTCAAGTTCATTAATTAAAGAACATAAAATGGAAATGGAAGAAGATTAG
- the thiD gene encoding bifunctional hydroxymethylpyrimidine kinase/phosphomethylpyrimidine kinase, whose translation MKKVLTIAGSDSCGGAGIQADIKTMSAMGVYGMSVITAVTAQNTLGVSKIQELSEDIIKEQLKAIFEDIEVDSIKIGMLSSIEIIKTVTDSLEKYRAKNIVIDPVMLSKNKCKLLREEALIELKRFIGIGTLVTPNIPEAEVLADMKIKNEEDIIEAARKIQDFGVKNILIKGGHRADNCTDILLLENGEIIKFFGKKIEAVNTHGTGCTLSSAIASLLAKGNSIEESVRFGKEYITQAIENSFSIGKGIGPLGHFIDIYKKSGIDFE comes from the coding sequence ATGAAAAAAGTGTTGACAATAGCAGGATCAGATAGCTGTGGTGGAGCTGGAATACAAGCTGATATAAAAACCATGAGTGCCATGGGAGTTTATGGAATGAGTGTAATAACTGCTGTAACAGCTCAAAATACACTGGGAGTTTCTAAAATACAGGAACTATCAGAAGATATAATAAAAGAACAATTGAAAGCTATATTTGAGGATATAGAAGTTGACAGCATAAAAATTGGAATGCTTTCAAGCATAGAAATAATAAAAACTGTTACTGATTCATTAGAAAAGTATAGAGCAAAAAATATAGTTATTGATCCTGTTATGTTATCAAAAAACAAGTGCAAACTGTTGAGAGAAGAAGCCTTAATAGAATTAAAAAGATTTATAGGAATAGGAACTCTAGTTACTCCTAATATACCAGAAGCAGAAGTATTAGCTGATATGAAGATAAAAAATGAGGAAGATATAATAGAAGCTGCTAGAAAAATACAGGATTTTGGAGTAAAAAATATTCTTATAAAAGGAGGGCATAGAGCAGATAATTGTACAGATATACTTCTTTTAGAAAATGGTGAAATAATAAAATTTTTTGGAAAGAAAATTGAGGCAGTTAATACTCATGGAACAGGTTGTACTCTTTCTTCAGCAATAGCATCTCTTTTGGCCAAAGGAAATTCTATTGAAGAAAGTGTAAGATTTGGAAAAGAGTATATAACTCAGGCAATAGAGAATTCTTTTTCTATAGGTAAAGGAATTGGACCACTGGGACATTTTATAGACATATATAAAAAATCTGGGATAGACTTTGAATAA
- a CDS encoding exodeoxyribonuclease III, translating to MKLISWNVNGLRAAVKKGFLDYFKNENADIFCIQETKLQEGQIELDLEGYHQYWNYAEKKGYSGTAIFTKKKPIEVSYGLGIEEHDKEGRVITLEYEGFYMITVYTPNSQEELARLDYRMSWEDEFKDYVMKLDKLKPVIICGDLNVAHKEIDLKNPKSNRKNAGFSDEERAKFTELLKSGFVDSFRHFYPELTGVYSWWSYRFNARKNNAGWRIDYFVVSERLKDIMEGAEIHNEILGSDHCPVVLKLKKEF from the coding sequence ATGAAATTAATTTCATGGAACGTGAATGGTTTAAGAGCTGCTGTAAAAAAAGGGTTTTTAGATTATTTTAAAAATGAAAATGCAGATATTTTTTGTATTCAGGAAACAAAGTTACAAGAAGGACAGATAGAATTAGACTTGGAAGGGTATCACCAATACTGGAACTATGCTGAAAAAAAAGGTTATTCAGGAACAGCTATATTTACTAAGAAAAAACCAATAGAAGTATCTTATGGTTTAGGAATAGAAGAACATGATAAAGAAGGAAGAGTAATAACCCTTGAATATGAAGGTTTCTATATGATAACAGTTTATACTCCTAATTCTCAGGAAGAATTAGCCAGACTTGATTATAGAATGAGCTGGGAAGATGAATTTAAAGACTATGTAATGAAATTAGATAAATTAAAACCTGTTATCATATGTGGAGACTTAAATGTAGCCCATAAAGAAATAGATTTAAAGAATCCAAAGTCAAACAGAAAGAATGCTGGATTTTCTGATGAAGAAAGAGCAAAATTCACTGAATTACTAAAAAGTGGGTTTGTGGACAGTTTTAGACATTTTTATCCTGAACTGACTGGAGTATACTCTTGGTGGTCGTATAGATTTAATGCTAGAAAAAATAATGCAGGATGGAGAATTGACTATTTTGTGGTTTCTGAAAGACTAAAAGATATTATGGAAGGAGCAGAGATTCATAATGAAATTTTAGGTTCAGATCACTGTCCTGTAGTTTTAAAATTAAAGAAAGAGTTTTAG